From the genome of Proteus vulgaris, one region includes:
- the epd gene encoding erythrose-4-phosphate dehydrogenase, with the protein MTIRVAINGFGRIGRNVLRALYESGKRAEITVVAINELADAQGIGHLLKYDSSHGRFAWDVRINNDLLQVGDDSIRLFHHADITDLPWGELGIDVVLDCSGAYGSRTDGEAHIAQGAKKVLFSHPGTTDLDATVVFGVNQHELKKEHRIVSNASCTTNCIIPIIKMMDDAFNIESGTVTTIHAAMNDQPVIDAYHKDLRRTRAAGQSIIPVDTKLAAGITRIFPKFKDHFEAISVRVPTINVTAIDLSVTVKTAVNVLDVNRLIQKSATGAFRGIVDYTELPLVSTDFNHDPHSAIVDGTQTRVSGQHLIKTLVWCDNEWGFANRMLDTTLAMATTGFK; encoded by the coding sequence ATGACAATCAGAGTCGCTATTAACGGTTTTGGTCGTATAGGGCGTAATGTGTTAAGAGCGCTTTATGAATCAGGTAAACGGGCTGAAATAACGGTTGTTGCAATAAATGAATTGGCTGATGCACAAGGTATCGGGCATCTTCTCAAGTATGACTCCAGTCACGGACGTTTCGCTTGGGATGTACGAATTAATAACGATTTATTGCAAGTAGGTGATGATAGCATTCGTCTTTTTCATCATGCTGATATTACTGATTTACCTTGGGGTGAGCTTGGTATTGATGTTGTGCTTGATTGTAGTGGTGCTTATGGCTCTCGTACTGATGGCGAAGCTCATATTGCACAAGGTGCAAAAAAAGTGCTCTTTTCTCATCCAGGTACAACAGATTTAGATGCAACAGTGGTTTTTGGTGTTAATCAACATGAACTTAAAAAAGAACACCGCATTGTTTCAAATGCATCTTGTACAACAAATTGCATTATTCCTATCATTAAAATGATGGATGATGCATTTAATATAGAATCTGGAACAGTAACAACAATTCATGCAGCCATGAACGATCAACCCGTGATTGATGCATATCATAAGGATTTACGCCGTACTCGTGCCGCAGGACAATCTATCATTCCTGTTGATACGAAATTGGCCGCAGGAATTACTCGGATTTTCCCAAAATTTAAAGATCATTTTGAGGCAATTTCTGTACGAGTTCCTACAATTAATGTGACGGCAATTGATTTAAGTGTCACTGTAAAAACTGCTGTAAATGTGTTAGATGTCAATCGGTTAATTCAAAAATCAGCAACTGGCGCATTTCGTGGTATAGTGGATTACACAGAATTGCCATTAGTCTCAACTGATTTTAACCACGACCCTCATAGTGCTATTGTTGACGGCACTCAAACAAGAGTCAGTGGGCAACACCTGATCAAGACGTTAGTCTGGTGTGATAATGAATGGGGCTTTGCTAATCGGATGCTTGATACAACGTTAGCAATGGCTACAACTGGTTTTAAATAA
- the fbaA gene encoding class II fructose-bisphosphate aldolase has translation MSKVFDFVKPGVITGDDVQKVFAVAKENKFALPAVNCVGTDSINAVLEAAAKVRSPVIVQFSNGGAAFIAGKGLKSDVPQQAAILGAISGAHHVHQMAEYYGVPVILHTDHCAKKLLPWIDGLLDAGEKHYAKTGKPLFSSHMIDLSEESLEENIEICAKYLARMAKIDMTLEIELGCTGGEEDGVDNTGMDSSALYTQPEDVAYAYEKLSAVSPRFTIAASFGNVHGVYKPGNVQLTPKILRNSQDYVSEKFNLPHNSLDFVFHGGSGSSAEEIKEAVGYGVIKMNIDTDTQWATWDGILQFYKKNEGYLQGQLGNPEGADKPNKKYYDPRNWLRQAQSSMVVRLEQAFKELNAIDVL, from the coding sequence ATGTCTAAAGTTTTTGATTTCGTGAAACCGGGCGTCATCACGGGTGATGATGTACAAAAAGTATTTGCAGTAGCAAAAGAAAACAAATTTGCTCTGCCTGCGGTTAACTGCGTAGGTACTGACTCAATCAATGCTGTGTTAGAAGCTGCTGCGAAAGTTCGTTCTCCTGTTATTGTACAGTTCTCTAACGGTGGTGCTGCATTTATCGCAGGTAAAGGTCTTAAATCTGATGTGCCACAGCAAGCCGCTATTTTAGGTGCAATTTCTGGTGCTCACCATGTGCATCAAATGGCTGAATACTACGGTGTTCCTGTTATTCTGCACACTGACCACTGTGCGAAAAAATTATTACCATGGATTGATGGTCTGTTAGATGCAGGTGAAAAACACTACGCTAAAACAGGTAAACCACTGTTCTCTTCTCACATGATTGACTTATCAGAAGAGTCATTAGAAGAAAACATCGAAATCTGTGCTAAATATTTAGCGCGTATGGCTAAAATCGATATGACTTTAGAGATCGAATTAGGCTGTACTGGTGGTGAAGAAGACGGTGTTGATAATACAGGTATGGACAGTTCTGCTCTGTATACTCAGCCAGAAGATGTTGCTTACGCATATGAAAAACTGAGTGCGGTAAGCCCTCGTTTCACTATCGCAGCTTCTTTCGGTAACGTTCACGGTGTTTATAAACCAGGTAACGTTCAATTAACGCCAAAAATTCTGCGTAACTCACAAGACTACGTATCAGAGAAATTCAATCTGCCACACAATAGCCTAGATTTCGTTTTCCACGGCGGTTCAGGTTCTTCTGCTGAAGAAATCAAAGAAGCTGTTGGCTATGGTGTTATCAAAATGAATATCGATACTGATACTCAGTGGGCAACTTGGGATGGTATTTTACAGTTCTACAAAAAGAACGAAGGCTATCTGCAAGGTCAGTTAGGTAACCCTGAAGGTGCTGATAAACCTAACAAGAAATACTATGACCCACGTAACTGGTTACGCCAAGCACAATCATCAATGGTTGTTCGCTTAGAGCAAGCATTTAAAGAATTGAATGCGATTGATGTTCTGTAA
- the dtpB gene encoding dipeptide/tripeptide permease DtpB, protein MDKPAQVGLLQQPKPFFMIFFVELWERFGYYGVQGILAVYFVSKLGFSQEQAFITFGAFSALVYGLISIGGYVGDHLLGTKRTIVLGAIVLAIGYFMTGMSIMYPNLIFYALGTIAVGNGLFKANPASLLAKCYPPKDPRLDGAFTLFYMSINVGSLISLSIAPVLADHYGYGLTYNICGIGLIIALLVYFFCRKMVANIGSEPDHLPMNYNKLLLVIAGSVAMVFACAWLLHNVMIANIVLVSLSIIVVFIYFREAFKQKDRVARNKMYVAFVLMLEAVIFYILYAQMPTSLNFFAIHNVHHNLLGFEIHPVSFQALNPFWIIIASPILAIVYSRLGAKGKDFSMPAKFTAGMLLCSLGFLTAAASGMWFADAQGLTSPWFIVLVYLFQSLGELMISALGLAMVAAFVPQYMMGFILGMWFLTQATAYLLGGYVATFTAAPEGITDPLQTLPIYTDVFGKIGIVTLIVGLVMWATVPLLTRMMKEESKGVKVTG, encoded by the coding sequence ATGGATAAACCCGCTCAAGTCGGTTTATTACAACAGCCTAAACCATTCTTTATGATTTTCTTTGTAGAATTATGGGAACGTTTTGGTTACTACGGCGTACAAGGTATTCTTGCCGTTTATTTTGTTAGTAAACTTGGATTCTCTCAAGAACAGGCTTTTATTACTTTTGGTGCATTTTCTGCACTGGTTTATGGGCTTATTTCTATTGGTGGTTATGTTGGTGATCACTTATTAGGAACAAAACGAACTATTGTTTTAGGTGCTATTGTCTTGGCTATCGGTTATTTCATGACTGGTATGTCAATTATGTATCCTAATTTAATTTTCTATGCATTAGGAACTATCGCTGTAGGTAACGGTTTATTTAAAGCGAATCCTGCAAGCCTATTAGCAAAATGCTATCCACCTAAAGACCCCCGTCTTGATGGCGCATTTACGCTATTTTATATGTCGATAAATGTTGGTTCATTAATTTCTTTATCTATTGCGCCAGTACTTGCCGATCATTATGGATATGGACTGACTTATAATATTTGTGGTATTGGCTTAATTATCGCCTTATTGGTTTATTTCTTCTGTCGTAAGATGGTAGCAAATATTGGTTCTGAACCAGACCATTTACCAATGAATTACAACAAACTGCTATTAGTCATTGCTGGGTCTGTCGCAATGGTATTTGCTTGTGCATGGTTACTGCACAACGTAATGATTGCGAATATTGTTTTAGTCAGCTTGTCTATTATTGTTGTCTTCATTTATTTCCGTGAAGCATTTAAACAAAAAGACCGTGTTGCACGTAATAAAATGTATGTTGCTTTTGTTCTGATGTTAGAAGCTGTTATTTTCTACATTCTTTATGCACAAATGCCAACCTCACTAAACTTCTTTGCTATTCACAACGTTCATCATAATTTATTGGGTTTTGAGATCCACCCTGTAAGCTTCCAAGCTTTAAATCCATTCTGGATTATCATTGCTAGCCCAATCTTAGCCATCGTATATAGTCGTTTAGGCGCGAAAGGCAAAGACTTCTCAATGCCAGCGAAGTTTACCGCAGGAATGCTTCTGTGCTCGTTAGGATTCCTTACAGCTGCCGCATCGGGTATGTGGTTTGCAGATGCTCAAGGCTTAACATCACCTTGGTTTATCGTTCTGGTTTATTTATTCCAGAGTTTAGGTGAGCTAATGATCAGTGCATTAGGTTTGGCCATGGTTGCAGCTTTCGTACCGCAATATATGATGGGCTTTATTTTAGGTATGTGGTTCTTAACTCAAGCAACGGCCTATTTGTTAGGTGGTTATGTTGCAACCTTCACAGCAGCACCAGAAGGTATTACAGATCCACTACAGACTTTACCTATTTATACCGATGTGTTTGGTAAAATTGGTATAGTGACCTTAATTGTAGGTCTGGTTATGTGGGCAACAGTGCCCCTACTTACCCGGATGATGAAAGAAGAAAGCAAAGGCGTTAAAGTCACAGGCTAA
- the pgk gene encoding phosphoglycerate kinase, whose translation MSVIKMTDLDLAGKRVLIRADLNVPVKDGKVTSDARIRASLPTIEAALKQGAKVMVTSHLGRPTEGEYNEEFSLKPVVDYLKDKLTAPVSLAKDYLNGVEVNAGELVVLENVRFNKGEKKDDETLSKQYAALCDVFVMDAFGTAHRAQASTHGVAKFAQVACAGPLLSAELEALGKALDKPARPMVAIVGGSKVSTKLTVLDSLSKIADQLIVGGGIANTFIAAEGHPVGRSLYEADLVDDAKKLMEKCDIPVPSDVRVATEFSETAEAVLKSASDIKDDEQVLDIGDVTAERLAEILKNAKTILWNGPVGVFEFPNFRKGTEIIAKAIADSEAFSIAGGGDTLAAIDLFDIADKISYISTGGGAFLEFVEGKKLPAVAMLEERAKQ comes from the coding sequence ATGTCTGTAATTAAGATGACCGATTTAGACCTAGCGGGTAAACGAGTTCTTATCCGTGCTGACCTGAACGTTCCAGTAAAAGATGGTAAAGTAACTTCAGATGCGCGTATCCGTGCTTCTTTACCAACAATTGAAGCCGCGTTAAAACAAGGCGCTAAAGTGATGGTAACTTCTCACTTAGGCCGTCCTACCGAAGGTGAGTACAACGAAGAGTTCTCTTTAAAACCAGTTGTTGACTATCTGAAAGACAAATTAACCGCACCAGTTAGCCTTGCTAAAGACTATTTAAACGGTGTTGAAGTTAATGCCGGTGAATTAGTTGTTCTTGAAAACGTTCGTTTTAACAAAGGCGAAAAGAAAGACGACGAAACACTGTCTAAACAATACGCTGCATTATGTGATGTATTCGTAATGGATGCATTCGGTACTGCTCACCGTGCTCAAGCATCAACTCATGGTGTTGCTAAATTTGCACAAGTTGCTTGTGCTGGCCCACTGTTATCAGCAGAGCTTGAAGCATTAGGTAAAGCATTAGATAAACCAGCGCGCCCAATGGTTGCAATTGTTGGTGGTTCTAAAGTTTCAACTAAACTGACTGTATTAGATTCTTTATCAAAAATCGCTGACCAATTAATCGTTGGTGGTGGTATCGCAAATACCTTTATCGCAGCAGAAGGTCACCCAGTAGGCCGTTCTTTATATGAAGCAGACCTAGTTGATGACGCTAAAAAACTGATGGAAAAATGCGATATTCCAGTACCAAGTGATGTTCGTGTTGCAACTGAATTCTCAGAAACAGCAGAAGCTGTTTTAAAATCAGCAAGTGACATCAAAGACGATGAACAAGTGCTAGATATCGGTGATGTGACAGCTGAACGTTTAGCTGAAATCCTGAAAAATGCGAAAACTATCCTGTGGAATGGCCCAGTAGGCGTATTTGAATTCCCTAACTTCCGTAAAGGCACAGAAATCATTGCTAAAGCGATCGCAGATAGCGAAGCATTCTCTATCGCAGGTGGTGGTGATACGCTGGCAGCTATTGATTTATTTGATATCGCAGACAAAATCTCTTACATTTCAACCGGTGGTGGTGCTTTCTTAGAATTCGTTGAAGGCAAAAAACTTCCTGCTGTTGCAATGTTAGAAGAACGCGCTAAACAGTAA
- the hpaC gene encoding 4-hydroxyphenylacetate 3-monooxygenase, reductase component, whose amino-acid sequence MSEEKQANPLFRDAMANLGAAVNIVATNGDAGCCGLTATAVCSVTDNPPTVMVCINSKSQMNAIFQENGKLSINILNHEQEEMACHFAGMTGLAMADRFTQPGWQNGQLQQPVLTNALACLEGDIYDVRQVGTHFVYMAEIKNIAVREDGDGLIYFKRRFHSVKNELAPISI is encoded by the coding sequence ATGTCTGAGGAAAAACAGGCTAACCCACTTTTTCGGGATGCAATGGCAAACTTAGGTGCGGCAGTTAATATCGTTGCAACAAATGGCGATGCTGGATGCTGTGGCTTAACCGCAACAGCAGTATGTTCCGTTACTGATAACCCACCTACCGTGATGGTTTGCATCAACAGTAAAAGTCAGATGAACGCTATTTTTCAAGAAAATGGAAAATTGAGCATCAATATATTGAATCATGAGCAAGAAGAAATGGCATGTCATTTCGCCGGAATGACAGGGCTCGCGATGGCAGATCGCTTTACCCAGCCAGGATGGCAAAACGGACAATTACAACAACCCGTATTAACAAATGCACTCGCCTGCTTAGAAGGTGATATTTATGATGTTCGCCAAGTGGGCACACATTTTGTTTATATGGCTGAAATTAAAAATATTGCTGTACGTGAAGATGGTGATGGACTTATTTATTTTAAACGTCGTTTCCATTCTGTTAAAAATGAATTGGCACCTATCTCCATTTAA
- the hpaR gene encoding homoprotocatechuate degradation operon regulator HpaR translates to MHESLTIALLQARESAMGFFRPVLKEHNLTEQQWRIIRVLADKRSIDFHELAQKSCILRPSLTGILIRMERDELICRLKPVSDQRKLFVSLSTNGQDLYDKIQPKIEEGYQLLEQKFSTEKLQRLAGLLKELIALNPDDIEQSEK, encoded by the coding sequence ATGCATGAATCATTAACTATCGCGCTATTGCAAGCTCGGGAATCTGCGATGGGTTTTTTTCGACCTGTTCTTAAAGAGCATAATCTGACAGAACAACAATGGCGGATTATTCGAGTGCTTGCGGATAAGCGTTCTATTGATTTTCACGAATTAGCACAAAAATCGTGTATTCTTCGACCAAGCCTAACAGGCATTCTGATTAGAATGGAAAGAGACGAGCTAATTTGTCGATTAAAGCCTGTCAGTGACCAACGAAAACTTTTTGTTTCACTTTCTACAAACGGCCAAGATTTATACGATAAAATTCAGCCTAAAATTGAAGAAGGTTATCAATTACTTGAGCAAAAGTTTTCCACTGAAAAACTACAACGACTAGCTGGATTATTAAAAGAGCTGATTGCGCTTAATCCAGATGATATCGAACAATCAGAGAAATAA